The following coding sequences lie in one Mycobacterium sp. Z3061 genomic window:
- a CDS encoding response regulator transcription factor, whose product MPPASGTPITIALVDDYDVVVKGVANMLDPYRERIVIAELDSSMPLQDTVDIVLYDSFAQPESDHEEIAHLVANPRARRVVVYTWNFHPDLVESARQHGAHGYLSKTLPARELVAALEAVHSGDVVISEVAMRARSAPGLDWPGRCEGLSDREAEILALITQGKSNADVARLTYLSPNTVKSYIRTIYRKIGVESRTQAVLWGVDHGFTPDHHRIDHWRGGP is encoded by the coding sequence ATGCCGCCAGCATCCGGCACACCGATCACGATCGCGCTCGTCGATGACTACGACGTCGTCGTCAAGGGTGTCGCGAACATGCTTGACCCTTACCGCGAACGCATCGTGATAGCCGAACTCGATTCCTCCATGCCTCTCCAGGACACGGTCGACATCGTCCTGTACGACTCATTCGCTCAGCCGGAGTCCGATCACGAGGAGATCGCCCACCTGGTCGCCAACCCTCGGGCGCGTCGAGTTGTGGTGTACACCTGGAACTTTCACCCCGATCTCGTCGAAAGTGCAAGACAGCACGGGGCGCACGGCTATCTGTCGAAGACCCTGCCGGCACGTGAACTGGTTGCCGCCCTGGAGGCCGTGCATTCCGGTGACGTCGTGATCAGTGAGGTGGCAATGCGGGCGCGCAGCGCACCCGGGCTGGACTGGCCCGGCCGCTGCGAAGGACTCAGCGACCGCGAGGCGGAGATCCTGGCGCTGATCACCCAGGGCAAAAGCAACGCCGACGTCGCGCGGCTGACCTACCTGAGCCCCAACACGGTGAAGTCCTACATCCGCACGATCTACCGGAAGATCGGAGTCGAAAGCCGCACGCAGGCCGTGTTGTGGGGCGTCGATCACGGGTTCACCCCGGACCACCACCGCATCGACCACTGGCGCGGCGGCCCCTGA